One segment of Erigeron canadensis isolate Cc75 chromosome 2, C_canadensis_v1, whole genome shotgun sequence DNA contains the following:
- the LOC122588878 gene encoding probable apyrase 7, with protein sequence MAFSGIADFFSSVISRFSAPRSSTGPYASSGLPPLGSPVHGFGFPGSRQKNLLRLSSSLQDFSAYRRLDPEDGNFSPAVDNSLPNTNQYHFIRENGGTSFSKEKSSSQSNVKRKWVRVMMILLCLLLFALLIYGLLFLYSNWANGSARFYVVLDCGSTGTRVYVYQASINHQKSGSLPIMLKSIPEDLKSKPSSQSGRAYNRMETEPGFDKLVHNASGLKHAIKPLLKWAEKQIPKHAHKTTSVFLYATAGVRRLPSIDSDWLLKNAWSIMKHSSFLCRREWVKIISGMEEAYYGWIALNYHAHVLGATPKKETFGALDLGGSSLQVTFESQDYLNNETSLNLRIGPLNHHLSAYSLAGYGLNDAFDKSVVHLLKQNPQPNLLKGKAVVKHPCLQTGYKEKYICSQCHSALQPNRRKLLGKGGKSGIPVQLIGAPKWDECSALAKITVNLSEWSTKSQGIDCDLHPCALQSDLPRPFGQFYAMSGFYVVYRFFNLSSDAALDDVLEKGREFCEKAWDVAKKSVPPQPFIEQYCFRAPYIVLLLREGLHITDRQVTIGSGGITWTTGVALLEAGNAISARASLRNYRLLEMKINPLIIPVILFVSLCLVVCALSKCGPRFFRRLYFPLIRHNSTSGTSVLNISSPFNFRRWSPIISGEGRVKMPLSPVASAQNRAFGPDIQLAESSLYPVTHSFSSSSLGQSQFDSINNMGAFYSGPHRGQMRLQSRRSQSREDLNCSVADAHLVKV encoded by the exons ATGGCATTTAGTGGAATTGcagattttttttcttctgtgATAAGTCGTTTCTCAGCTCCAAGATCGTCTACAGGTCCATATGCATCATCTGGATTACCACCACTTGGTAGTCCTGTTCATGGATTTGGTTTCCCTGGTTCTAGACAAAAGAATCTTTTAAGACTGTCCTCATCCCTTCAAGATTTCTCTGCATATCGTCGTCTTGATCCAGAGGATGGCAACTTTAGCCCTGCAGTTGATAACAGTTTACCTAATACAAACCAGTACCATTTCATTAGAGAGAACGGTGGAACAAGTTTCTCCAAAGAGAAGTCATCATCACAATCCAATGTAAAAAGAAAATGGGTGCGAGTAATGATGATTCTATTGTGCTTGCTGTTGTTTGCTTTGCTTATTTATGgtttactatttttatattCAAACTGGGCTAATGGGTCAGCCAGATTCTATGTTGTCCTTGATTGTGGTAGCACCGGAACACGGGTTTATGTGTACCAAGCATCCATAAATCACCAAAAAAGTGGTAGTCTTCCTATCATGTTGAAATCAATACCAGAAGATCTTAAGAGCAAACCTAGTTCTCAAAGTGGGAGAGCTTATAACCGTATGGAGACTGAACCAGGGTTTGATAAACTGGTCCATAATGCATCTGGTTTGAAGCATGCAATAAAACCACTTCTGAAATGGGCAGAAAAACAGATCCCGAAGCATGCACATAAGACCACATCAGTCTTTCTTTATGCAACAGCTGGCGTTCGGCGGCTGCCTAGTATAGACTCAGACTGGCTTCTAAAAAATGCTTGGTCCATAATGAAGCATTCATCTTTCTTGTGCCGAAGAGAGTGGGTTAAGATTATTAGCGGCATGGAGGAAGCATACTACGGTTGGATTGCTTTGAATTATCATGCTCATGTTCTAGGAGCTAcaccaaaaaaagaaacatttggTGCACTTGATTTGGGTGGTTCATCATTGCAGGTCACATTTGAGAGCCAAGACTACCTTAACAATGAGACTAGCTTGAACTTAAGAATTGGCCCATTAAACCATCACTTGAGTGCATATTCTCTTGCAGGTTATGGTCTGAATGACGCCTTTGATAAATCTGTGGTGCATCTCTTAAAACAGAATCCCCAACCTAATTTACTTAAAGGAAAAGCTGTAGTAAAACATCCTTGCTTGCAGACTGGTTACAAAGAGAAATACATCTGCTCCCAGTGTCATTCTGCACTTCAGCCAAACAGAAGGAAGCTTTTGGGCAAAGGAGGAAAATCTGGGATTCCGGTTCAGTTGATTGGTGCTCCAAAATGGGACGAATGTAGTGCTTTGGctaaaataaccgtcaatttaTCAGAATGGTCAACAAAGAGTCAAGGGATTGATTGTGATTTACATCCCTGTGCTCTTCAAAGTGATTTACCTCGCCCATTTGGTCAATTCTATGCCATGTCTGGTTTCTACGTGGTTTATCGATTTTTTAACCTAAGTTCCGATGCTGCTCTTGACGATGTTCTAGAAAAAGGTCGGGAGTTTTGTGAAAAAGCATGGGATGTCGCTAAGAAGAGTGTGCCACCTCAGCCCTTTATAGAGCAGTATTGCTTCAGGGCACCATATATTGTTTTACTATTGAGGGAAGGCTTACACATAACAGATAGACAAGTCACCATTGGTTCAGGGGGTATTACTTGGACGACTGGAGTTGCTCTTTTGGAAGCCGGGAATGCAATATCCGCACGGGCAAGCCTGCGTAACTATAGATTGTTAGAGATGAAAATAAATCCGCTTATTATTCCTGTGATTTTGTTTGTTTCCTTGTGTCTTGTTGTCTGTGCCTTATCCAAGTGTGGGCCAAGGTTCTTCCGTAGGCTATATTTTCCCCTTATTAGGCACAACAGCACGTCAGGGACTTCAGTTTTGAATATATCAAGTCCTTTTAATTTCCGGCGTTGGAGTCCAATCATTTCAG GGGAAGGAAGAGTTAAGATGCCACTGAGCCCAGTGGCAAGTGCTCAAAACAGAGCCTTCGGTCCGGACATCCAGCTGGCTGAATCTTCACTATATCCTGTTACACATAGCTTTTCTTCAAGCAGTCTGGGCCAGTCCCAGTTTGATAGTATCAATAACATGGGCGCATTCTACTCGGGTCCCCACCGAGGTCAAATGCGTCTGCAGAGCAGACGATCACAATCTCGAGAAGACCTTAATTGTTCAGTTGCTGATGCACATTTGGTCAAGGTTTGA